The Polyangium mundeleinium genome contains the following window.
GTCGTACACGGCGAACAGGCCGTTCTTCTGTTTTTCGAGACCATACGCGAGCGCCGCGGCGGTCGGCTCGTTGAGGAGCCGGAGCACGTCGAGGCCCGCGAGCTTGCCCGCGTCCTTCGTCGCCTGTCGCTGCGCGTCGTCGAAGTACGCAGGCACGGTGATCACCACGCCGCCGACGGAGCGCAGCTCGTCCTCGGCGAGCGAACGGAGGACCTTGAGGACCTCGGCCGAGACCTCGACGGGCGTGACCGAGCGATCGCGGATCTTGAACCGCACGCTCTTCGCCTCCTCGGGCGTCTTCGGCTCGACGAAGTCGTACGTGCCGAGCCTGCGCGTCTCGGGATCGTCGGCCCCTCGCCCCATGAAGCGCTTCACGCTGACGATGGTCTCGCGCGGAAAATCGACCGCGAGGCGCTGCGCGTCCACGCCGACGATCACGCGGCCGCGCGGGTCGTAGTGCACGACCGAAGGGACGAGCTTCTCCGCGTTGCAGTCGGTGATGACGACGGGCTTGCCGTCACGGACACGCGCGACGAGCGAGTTCGTGGTGCCGAGGTCGATGCCGATCGGCCTCGGGGCCGCCTTGGGGTCGAAGATTTCGAGTAGAGCCATGGGGTTCGCGGGCCAAGCTCGGCTTGTCCGAGCGTAGCCCTCACGTGGAATGAGGGCCTTTCAAGATCAGGAAGAGAGCTCTTCCTCGATCGCGCTCGCCTCGTCGAGGAAGCGCCGAAGATAACGGAGCTCGCCGAGCTCGGGCAGGACGACCGCGAGCTTGGTCGCGTCCGGATCGGACGCTGCAAACTGGCGGCCCATCGACGCGAGCACCTCACGCTCACGCCCGCGGATCGCCTCCGCGAGCGCACCGACGGCCGCGAGATCCTTCCGCCGCCGCGCATCCCCGAGCTCCTCGCGCCGCTCCATCATCTCCATCAGGAGATCGGGCGACGGCTTCGGCTCGGCGGTCTCCCCGACGGGCACGCCGGCGCGGCGAAGGAGCGCCTCGGCGCGGCGGATCGGGTCCTTCAGGACGCGGAAGGCGTCGTTCACTTCGATCGCGCGCGACAGGGACAAACGCCGCTCGGCCGCGGGCGCGCCTGCGTAGCGGTCGGGGTGGAGCGCACGCGAGAGGTCACGGTGCCGGCGCGCGAGGTCGTCCGGATCGAGGTCGAAGCGGGCCTCGACGCCCAGCGTCTGGAAGGGATCGATCATCGTGAGAGGAGCGGTGGGATGCAGCGTCCGCGCCGCGGCGGAAGGAGCCTGCTCAGCCGACGGTGAAGGAGTGGCCGCAGCCGCAACGGCTTGCTTCCTTGGGGTTCTTGAACTTGAAGCCCTGGAACATCAGGGTCTTCTCCCAGTCGAGCACCGAGCCGCCGAGGTAAAGGATGCTCTTCTTGTCGCAGTAGACGCGGACCGTGCTCTTGCCTTCCTCGGGGTACTCGAGGACCAGGTCGCCCTTGCGCGGGGCGTCGTCGTCGAACTCGATGACGTACGAGAAACCCGAGCAGCCACCGCCCCGGATCCCGATGCGGATCGCAGCGTCGGGCGTGCCGCGCTTGGCGAGGTTCGTCCGCATCGCGTCGACCGCGGCCGACGTCACGCCGATCGTCTTCTTCGCGTCGGTCGGCGCGGGCGCTCGCTGCTCCGTCTGGTTGCTCTGCGAAACTTCGCTGGTCGCGTTCATCGTACGTTCTCCGTCCACCTTCCCGAAGGGCGCCGTCACTGCCCCGGGAGGGCCTTCTTCGCCGCCTGCTTCGACCGGAAGTCGGCGATCGCGCTCTTGATCGCGTCCTCGGCGAGCACCGAGCAGTGGATCTTCACCGGCGGCAGGTGGAGCTCCTCCGCGATCATGCTGTTCTTGATCTGCTCGGCCTCGTCGATCGTCTTGCCCTTGAGCCACTCGGTGGCGAGGGACGAAGAGGCGATCGCCGAGCCGCAGCCGAACGTCTTGAACTTCGCGTCCTCGATGACGCCCGCGTCGCTCACCTTGATCTGCAGGCGCATCACGTCGCCGCAAGCCGGAGCACCGACGAGCCCCGTGCCGACGTGCTCGTCGTTCTTGTCGAGGGTGCCCACGTTGCGCGGGTTCTCGTAGTGCTCGATGACTTTCTCGCTGTATGCCATGGCTCGAAACTCTCCTACCTCAAATCAATGCGCGGCCCACTGCACGGAAGCGAGATCGATGCCTTCCTTGTGCATCTCGTAGAGCGGGGACATCTCGCGGAGCTTGTTCACCTTGCGGATCACGAGGTCGGCCACGTAGTCGACCTCCTCCTCGGTGGTGAAACGACCGAGGCCAAACCGAATCGACGAGTGGGCGAGGTCGTCGCCGATGCCCATCGCGTGCAGCACGTATGAGGGTTCGAGGCTCGCGCTCGTGCAAGCCGAGCCGCTCGACACCGCCACGTCCTTGATCGCCATGATCATGGCCTCGCCCTCGACGAACGCGAACGAGAGGTTGAGGTTGCCCGGGAGCCGGTGCTCGAGCGAGCCGTTCACGATGACCTCGTCGAGCTCGCTCGTGATGCGCCGGCGGAGTTTTTCACGCAGCGCGAGGATGCGCTCGCTCTCCGCGCGTCCCTCCTCCAGCATGATCTCCGCGGCCCTGGCGAAGCCCACGATGCCCGGCACGTTCAACGTGCCCGAGCGCATGCCGTACTCGTGCCCGCCACCGTCCATCTGCGCGACGAGGCGCACGCGCGGCTTCGACCGGCGCACGTAGAGACCACCAACGCCTTTGGGCCCATACATCTTGTGCGCGGTGATCGAGGCGAGATCGACGTGCATCGCCTCGACGTCGAAGGGCACCTTGCCCACGCCCTGCACCGCGTCGGAGTGCAGAAGGACGCCGCGTGACCGCGTGATCTTGCCGATCTCCGCGATCGGCTGCACCGTGCCGACCTCGTTGTTCGCGAGCATCACCGAGACGAGGATCGTCTTGTCCGTGATCGCCTTCGCGACGTCGTCAGGATCGACGCGACCATCCTTGCCGACGGGCAGGTACGTCACGTCATAGCCCTGCTTCTCCAGGCGCTTGCACGTGTCGAGCACGGCCTTGTGCTCGATCACCGTGGTGACGATGTGGTTGCCCTTCTCCTTGTAGAGCTCGGCGACGCCCTTGATCGCGAGGTTGTTGCTCTCGGTCGCGCCCGACGTGAAGACGATCTCCTTCGGATTCGACGCGCCCACGAGCTTCGCCAGGATCTCCCGCGAGCGCGAGACCGCTTCCTCCGCCGTCCACCCGAACACGTGGCTCCGGCTGGCCGCGTTGCCGAACCGGGCGTTGAAATACGGCAGCATCGCCTCCACGACGCGCGGATCGACCGGCGTCGTGGCGTGGTAGTCCATGTAAATCGGGATCTGGATCGACATCGGTTTCGTCTCTCTTCGAAGCACCCTCTAGCGGTCCGCGCCACCTCGGGAGTGCCCGTTTCCGCCGTGAATTCCGGCCACCAGCTCGGGCTCGGCCTGCGTCCGATCATGCACGTTGCAGTCGGTGCAAGCGGCCACGAGCTCGTCGGGTGCACACGTGTCGCACGTGTCGAGGTAATCGATGCTCGCCTCGAGCTCACGCTCGAGCGAGGAGAGCCGCGCGATCTGCGCGCGCGTCTCTTCGAGCTTCTGCTGGTAGATCGACCGGACCTGCGCCATCGCCTCGGGGGCCGAAGGCGCGCTCTCCCAGAACGCGACGATCTCCTGGATCTGCGAGAGGCTGAGGCCGAGATCGTGCAGCTTGCCGATCCACCGGACCCGCGTGACCGCCGCCTGATCGTAGAGCCGATACCGGCCCTTCGACCGCGCGTGCGGCCGGAGCAAACCCACGTCCTCGTAGTGGTGGATCGCTCGCACCGTCTTGCCGACGGCCCGCGCGATGTCCCCGACCTGGAGAAGGCGCTCGGCCCCGTGCCCGTCCCGATCCTCGTCGAGATCCGGCGGCACGAGCCCCACGTCGGCCCGATGCGCACCCGCACGAACGCCATTCGGGAGAGGAAGGACACCTCTCTCGTCGAGTCCACGCGCTAAAGGTAGGTGGCGAATCGGCCGCATCCAAAACTCCAACCCTCACGCATGCGTGAGGGTTACCTAACGGAAGGTTTAGGCGCCCCTCGGGAGGCTGTCAACCGGAGCAGGACGAAAATGCATGCGATCGAGCTGAGGAGGCGCGCGATCCCTGAGGTGCTCGCGCTCGGCCCCGCGCTTGTCGAGCGAGCCGAGCAGGCCCAGGCGGCGCACCTCGCGCTGAGCCTGGTCGACGGAGCCGCGGTGGTGCTCGGCGCGGCGCAGCGAGCAGGCCGCGTCTTGGACCTCGCAGCGTGCGCGCAGAGGGGCATCCCGATCCTGCGGCGCGCGACGACGGGGACGGCAGCCTGGCTCGGCGGCCGGGGCCTCGTGGTGACGCTCGCGTTGCCGCACGTCGCAGCGCTCGTCGCAGACGCGACGCCGCGGACGCTGCTGAACCGGAACGTGCGCCCGCTCCTCGGCGCGTTGACCCGCGCAGGAATGCTCGCACATTATTTCGGACGCGAATGGATCACGCTGCGTCGTCGGCCGGCGGCGCTGCTCGGCTTCGACGTCGCCGCGTCGGGTGCCGTCCTCGTGGAGGCGTTCGTCGGGTACGACGCGGCGATCGCGTTGCCCGACGAGATCACGACCGAGAGCGAGCGAGCTGTCGATCGGTTCCTCGGCAAGAAGCCCGCGTCCCTCGCCGAACTCGCGGCCGACGCGCCGCTCGACCTCGATCGGTTCGCGCACGCTCTTCTCGATGCGTTGCGCGCACGCACCGAGCCCACGATCACGACGCCGACGATCGGAGCGGACGAGCTCGACACGCGCCCCTTCGCCCCGATCGAGCGCGCGCGCGATCCCGTCCCCGAAAGATTGCTCCTCAAACCAGCCGTGCGTGTCCCGATCGGCTGGATCGAATCCGCAGTCGAGCCCGATGGTGCACGGCGCGCATGGCTCGGCGGAGACGTGCTCGCGCCGCGCTGGGCGCTCGCGCGCATCGCAACCCAAGGAGACGCGGGCCTGCCGGAGATCGCGCTCGAAGGCGCGACGATGGCCGATCTGCTCACCTGCTGAGGATCGATCGTTCACCCCCAAAAGAAAAACGCCCCGCGTTGGCAGGGCGTTTTTCCTCGAAGCGAGCGGGTCAGCTCACTTGGGATCTTCGATCGGATCCGTGCCGACGACGACCGTGCCGCCGTTCGCGACCCACTCGAACCCGTCGACGAGGACCGTCGAGTCCCACGCGGTGTCGCCCGTGTCCCAGATGGCCCAGCGGATCGTCACCTCGTCGCCGCCCTTGATCGGGGCCTGCGTCTGCAACCACGACGTGCCGCCCGCCTCGTCCCACGTGCCGAAGCCCGTGCCCTCCATCTCGCCCGGGCCGGACGGGCAGGTGAACTGCGGGTAGAACGAGTCGTACGAGCAGACGTCGAAGTACGCGATGTTGACGCTCACCGGGTTCGTGTTCTTGTCGAAGGAGATGTTGCCGTTGATCGAGCCCTGCGGCTCCGGCGTCACGAGCGCGATGAACTGATCGTTGAACGCCGTGCAGACGTACTCCGGGAACTCCATCGAGTAGAACTTGAACTTGAACTTGTAGCCCGTCGCGTTCTTCGGCGACCGGATCTTCACCTGGAGCCCGACGTCGTCGTTGATGTCCGGATCGCCCGAGCAGCCGGGCACGTCCTGCGGGAAGCCGGGCGGCGGGGTGCCGGCGCCGATCTCGCTGCAGCTCAGGCTGCCGCAAGCGCCCGCTTGGTTCGGAAGGCGCGCGTAGCCAGAGGAGAGCGTGAGCATGCGCGTGCCCTTCTGCACGTTCACGTTCGGCCCGAAGCCGCTCTGGATGCCGATGTGCCTCGTGTACGAGGCGGGGTTGCCGTTCGCGCGCACGTACTGCGCGCTGAGCACGCCCCACTTCTTGTCGGCCGGCGTGGTGAACTGGCAGAGGTCGAGCGCGCGTGCGCCGTTCTGCGGATCCGTGTCCTGGAGCCCGATGTTGTCGTCGCACGACGCAGGCGCGACGTTGTCGACGACCGAGTCGCAGTCCTCGTCCGCAGGCTTCGCCATCGGATCGTTCGGATCCGTAGCAACCTCGATCGAGCCCGGCGAGACGTTGGGGTCGCAGTCGTTGCAGTCGCCCTGCGCTTCAGAGAATCCGTCGCCGTCGTTGTCGACGTTCGTATCGTTGCTGCACTGCGCTTCGCCGCCGGTGCCGTTGCCGCCCGAGCCGACGAACGTGCCGCCCACACCATCCGAGGCCGAGCCCCCGGTGCCAGGTTGCCCGGAGGAGCCCGAGCCGCCGTTGCCCCCCGAGTCCTCTCCACCGGACCCGCCGTCGCCGAACACGTTGCGACCGCCGGTCGCCCCGCAACCGGCGGAGCCTGCCGCGGCGACGCCCAAAACCGCGGCGAGACCGAACAGAACCAGATGGCTACGCTTCATGATCCTTCTCCATCCCCGCTCACACGGAGACAAGCCAAGCCGGACGCGAACACAGCGCCGCACACCACACGCGCGCGGACTGCGCTCAAAGTGTACCAACGCGTTGACGTTCTTGAACAGAGATCGCGTCCGGAGCGCCGCGAGGGGAGAGGACGCTCCGGACACGCGCAGCGGGTCACTTCGGGATGATGACCTCGGTCACCGTGGTGCCGGCCTTGCCCGACCAGCGCCAGTTGTCGATCAACGCGGAGGAGTCGACCTTCCCGTCCGAGGAATCGTACGTGACGAGGCGCAGGCGGATCGGAGCGCCCGGCGTCACGGCCGTCGTCGTACGCAGCCACCCCGTCGAGCCGTGTGTCCAGCCGGCATTCGCTTCGTCCTTCTCGAACGTGGTCCCGAGGAGCTGCTTCGTCTCGAGAGCGCACTTGAACGAGAACCCGCTCGCCACGCACTCCCCCGTGGGCCCCACGGGGTTCCCCGGGCAACCGCACGCCTCGAAGAATTTATTGT
Protein-coding sequences here:
- the hscB gene encoding Fe-S protein assembly co-chaperone HscB — protein: MIDPFQTLGVEARFDLDPDDLARRHRDLSRALHPDRYAGAPAAERRLSLSRAIEVNDAFRVLKDPIRRAEALLRRAGVPVGETAEPKPSPDLLMEMMERREELGDARRRKDLAAVGALAEAIRGREREVLASMGRQFAASDPDATKLAVVLPELGELRYLRRFLDEASAIEEELSS
- a CDS encoding MerR family transcriptional regulator, with the protein product MGLVPPDLDEDRDGHGAERLLQVGDIARAVGKTVRAIHHYEDVGLLRPHARSKGRYRLYDQAAVTRVRWIGKLHDLGLSLSQIQEIVAFWESAPSAPEAMAQVRSIYQQKLEETRAQIARLSSLERELEASIDYLDTCDTCAPDELVAACTDCNVHDRTQAEPELVAGIHGGNGHSRGGADR
- a CDS encoding lipoyl protein ligase domain-containing protein; the encoded protein is MHAIELRRRAIPEVLALGPALVERAEQAQAAHLALSLVDGAAVVLGAAQRAGRVLDLAACAQRGIPILRRATTGTAAWLGGRGLVVTLALPHVAALVADATPRTLLNRNVRPLLGALTRAGMLAHYFGREWITLRRRPAALLGFDVAASGAVLVEAFVGYDAAIALPDEITTESERAVDRFLGKKPASLAELAADAPLDLDRFAHALLDALRARTEPTITTPTIGADELDTRPFAPIERARDPVPERLLLKPAVRVPIGWIESAVEPDGARRAWLGGDVLAPRWALARIATQGDAGLPEIALEGATMADLLTC
- a CDS encoding HesB/IscA family protein, translated to MNATSEVSQSNQTEQRAPAPTDAKKTIGVTSAAVDAMRTNLAKRGTPDAAIRIGIRGGGCSGFSYVIEFDDDAPRKGDLVLEYPEEGKSTVRVYCDKKSILYLGGSVLDWEKTLMFQGFKFKNPKEASRCGCGHSFTVG
- a CDS encoding choice-of-anchor L domain-containing protein, with translation MKRSHLVLFGLAAVLGVAAAGSAGCGATGGRNVFGDGGSGGEDSGGNGGSGSSGQPGTGGSASDGVGGTFVGSGGNGTGGEAQCSNDTNVDNDGDGFSEAQGDCNDCDPNVSPGSIEVATDPNDPMAKPADEDCDSVVDNVAPASCDDNIGLQDTDPQNGARALDLCQFTTPADKKWGVLSAQYVRANGNPASYTRHIGIQSGFGPNVNVQKGTRMLTLSSGYARLPNQAGACGSLSCSEIGAGTPPPGFPQDVPGCSGDPDINDDVGLQVKIRSPKNATGYKFKFKFYSMEFPEYVCTAFNDQFIALVTPEPQGSINGNISFDKNTNPVSVNIAYFDVCSYDSFYPQFTCPSGPGEMEGTGFGTWDEAGGTSWLQTQAPIKGGDEVTIRWAIWDTGDTAWDSTVLVDGFEWVANGGTVVVGTDPIEDPK
- the iscU gene encoding Fe-S cluster assembly scaffold IscU, yielding MAYSEKVIEHYENPRNVGTLDKNDEHVGTGLVGAPACGDVMRLQIKVSDAGVIEDAKFKTFGCGSAIASSSLATEWLKGKTIDEAEQIKNSMIAEELHLPPVKIHCSVLAEDAIKSAIADFRSKQAAKKALPGQ
- a CDS encoding IscS subfamily cysteine desulfurase, whose translation is MQIPIYMDYHATTPVDPRVVEAMLPYFNARFGNAASRSHVFGWTAEEAVSRSREILAKLVGASNPKEIVFTSGATESNNLAIKGVAELYKEKGNHIVTTVIEHKAVLDTCKRLEKQGYDVTYLPVGKDGRVDPDDVAKAITDKTILVSVMLANNEVGTVQPIAEIGKITRSRGVLLHSDAVQGVGKVPFDVEAMHVDLASITAHKMYGPKGVGGLYVRRSKPRVRLVAQMDGGGHEYGMRSGTLNVPGIVGFARAAEIMLEEGRAESERILALREKLRRRITSELDEVIVNGSLEHRLPGNLNLSFAFVEGEAMIMAIKDVAVSSGSACTSASLEPSYVLHAMGIGDDLAHSSIRFGLGRFTTEEEVDYVADLVIRKVNKLREMSPLYEMHKEGIDLASVQWAAH